AAATAAGTTCTTTCATCTTTGGATTTGGAGATGAAATTGATAAAGACTATAAATCAATTGAAGAGTTAAATAATAATGAATATCTAGAAAATATTAAATCAATACAATATCTTGAATCTGATAATTATAAAAGACTTTTAGAGTTCATTAATAGTGAAGAATATCAAATATTTATTTTTGGGCATTCCTGTGGGATTTCTGATAGAACTCTGTTAAATACTCTTTTTGAAAATGACAATTGTTCTTCTATTAAACTATTTTATCACGATAAGAAAGATGGAACTGACAATTTTAGTGATATCATTAGAAATATTTCCAGAAACTTTAATAGTAAAGTTATGATGAGAGATAAAGTAGTTAATAAAACTTACTGTTATGGTTTAACTTAAAATTTTAATTAAAACTTACCATATATTTTCTTAATTTCGAACTCCCAAAAAATAGATATGAAAGTCTGTATTGCCGAGAAACCAAGTGTAGCAAGAGAAATTGCTAATATTCTAGGAGCCAACACAAAACGTGATGGCTACTACGAAGGAAATGGTTATGCGGTAACTTATACATTCGGACATTTATGTACTCTTTTAGAGCCTAAAGATTACAAACCGCATTGGAAAAGTTGGGATTTGAACAATTTACCAATGCTTCCAGAGCGTTTTGATACCAAAGTGACAGGCGACGCAGGAATTAGAAAACAATTTAATATTGTAAAATCCTTATTTGATAAAGCAGATGTTGTTATCAATTGTGGGGATGCTGGAACAGAAGGAGAACTCATACAACGTTGGGTAATTAACCAATGTGGCTATAAGGGAGAAGTACAACGCTTATGGATTTCATCCTTAACAGAAGAAGCCATTAAAGAAGGTTTTAATAATTTAAAACCTGCAGAAAAATATGATAACTTGTATTATGCAGGATATTCTAGAGCTATTGGTGATTGGTTATTAGGTTTAAACGCAACCCGTTTATACACCGTAAAATTTGGCGGATTTAAACAAGTTTTATCAGTTGGTAGAGTCCAAACTCCTACTCTAGCCATGTTGGTCAATCGTTTTGTTGAAATTCAGAATTTTAAGCCACAACCTTATTGGGAATTACAAACCACATATAGAAATACGCTTTTTAATTATGAGGATGGTCGTTTTTTAAAACAAGAAGACGGACAAGTTTTAGCTAATAAAGTAAAAGAATCAGATTTCGAAATTGTTTCTGTTACCAAAAAGAAAGGAAAAGAATACGCTCCTAAATTGTTTGATTTAACAGGTTTACAGGTATATTGTAATAATAAATTCGGATTTTCTGCTGATGAAACACTAAAAATGGTTCAGAAGTTATATGAGATGAAAGTAGTTACATATCCAAGGGTTGATACTACTTTTCTACCCAATGATGTGTATCCAAAAATTGGAGGAATTTTATCGAAATTAACTAATTATAGTGCATTAACTCAGCCTCTTTTAGGAAGTAAAATAAAGAAATCGAAACGTGTTTTTGATGATAAAAAAGTAACCGATCACCACGCTATTATACCTACCGGAATTCAAGGAAATTTACAATACAACCAACAACAAGTCTATGATATTATTACCCGAAGATTTATTGGGGTTTTTTATCCCGATTCTGATGTTTCTAATACTTCAGTAATTGGTAAAGCTGCAGATGTTCCTTTTAAAACTAGCGGAAAAGAAATTTTAACCAAAGGTTGGCGTGTTGCTTTTGAAACGAAAGAAAGCAAAATTAAAAAGGAATTAAACGAGCAAATGACCTTACCTTCTTTTGTGAAAGGAGAAAAAGGTACGCACGAACCTTCGTTTTTAGAAAAGGAAACCAAACCACCAAGAAATTTTACAGAAGCTAGTTTATTACGTGCCATGGAAACCGCAGGTAAACAAGTAGATGATGATGAAATGCGTGAGTTGATGAAAGAAAACGGAATTGGAAGACCATCTACAAGGGCAAGTATTATAGAAACTTTATTCCGAAGAAAATATATTGAGCGTAAAAAGAAATTAGTTTTACCAACCCAAACCGGAATTGATTTAATTAATATTATTGACAATGAATTATTAAAGTCTGCGGAGTTAACTGGTCGTTGGGAAAAACGTTTAAAAGAAATTGAACGAGGAGAATTTAATGCCGGGACCTTTATAAATAATATGAAGAAAATGGTAGATGAATTGGTGTATGAAGTACGTTCTAACACTTCTAAAAAAAGAATTTCTTCGAACTCAACTGTCGCTGCTAATGGAACCAAGCAATCTGCTATTCCAAAACCTAAAAAAGCAATAACAAAAAAACAAGTTGCCGGAAAAACATGTCCTAAATGTAAAAAAGGAACTATTTTAAAAGGTTCTTCTGCATTTGGGTGTTCTGAATATAAAAATAATTGCGATTTAAAAATTCCTTTTGAAATCTACGGAAAGAAAGTTTCTGAAAATCAATTGATACGATTGATAGATAAGGGCTGTACAACCAATTTAAAAGGTTTTACAACAGGTGCAGGTACAATTGAAGGTTTGATACGTTTTGATGATAATTTTACTTTAAAATTAGAGCCAAAACAAACTGTCATTGCGAGTGAAACGAAGCAATCTGTTAATAATAATGAGATTACTTCGTCGAAAACTCCTCGTAATGAAAGTGATAAAATTATTTGCCCAAAATGTAAAAAAGGTAGTATTTTAAAAGGAAAAACTGCTTATGGTTGTTCTAATTACAAGAATGGTTGCGATTTTGTTTTTACGTTTGAAAACATCAAAAAAATAGCCAACGGTAAACCATTGACTAAAGAATTGGTTATAAAAATTATCAGTAGCTAGAGTTTTCTAACTACTGTCATTTCGAAATGAGCGTTTTAGCGATTGAAAAATCAAACTAAAATTTTCACATAATGAGATTCCTCAATTCTTCGGAATGACAAAACGTTCTTTCATATAATTACCATAATAAATCCAATACTGTCATTTCGAAATAAGCGTTTTAGCTATTGAGAAATCAAACTAAAATTTTACACAATGAGATTCCTCAATTCTTCGGAATGACAAAATTTGTTTTCACTTAACCACTACAATAAACATTCAACTGTCATTTCGAAATGAGTTTTTTTACGATTGAGAAATCTTTTCAATACATCACAATTAGATTCCATAATTCTTCGGAATGACAAAATGTATATTTATTCAGCATACATTTTATCAATAAGTTCTTTGTATTTTTTTTGAATTACTTTTCGTTTTAGTTTTAAGGTAGCTGTAATTTCTCCTGCTTCAATACTAAATTCTTTTGGTAATAAGGTAAATTTCTTAATTTTTTCAAACTTAGAAAATTCTTTTTGTAACTCTTCAAAACGTTTTTCGAACATCGTTTTAATTTGATTATTATTAATCAAATCTTCTATATCTTTAAAACTAATTTTATGCTCTTCTGCATATTTTTTAATATTCTCAAAACTTGGCACTGCTAAAGCCGTTACATATTTTTGTTGATCTCCAATAACCGCAATTTGCTCAATAAAAGAATCGCTAATTAAAGCTGTTTCTAATTTTTGAGGAGCAATGTATTTTCCTCCAGAAGTTTTCATTAAATCTTTAATTCTATCGGTTATCACTAAATTACCATATGAATCAATTTTACCAGCATCTCCTGTTTTAAACCAACCATCTTCATCAAATACTTCTGCGGTTGCTTCTGGTTTTTTATAATACCCTTTCATAACCCCTGGTCCTTTTACCAAAACTTCGTTATTATTACCAATTTTAATCTCTGAGCCAATAATTGGTTTTCCCGCAGAATTAAATTGGAAATAATGGTCTCCAAACAACGTAACTGTTGCCGTGGTTTCTGTTAAACCATAACCACATTTTATGTTTAATGCAAATGAATGAAAAAACGAAACTAAATCTGGACCTAAAGGTGCACCACCACAAGGCATAAATTTTATATTACCACCAAATACATCACGTAATTTACTTAACACTAATTTATCGGCAATTTTATATTTTAGCTTTACCAGTAAAGGTACTTTTTTATTAAAACGACGGTATTTGTTATGATATTTATTACCAATCCCTAAAGCCCAACTTGCTAATTTCATTTTAGTAGGAGAAGCTTCTTTTCTTTTTTCTTGAATGGCTGTAAAAATTTTCTCAAAAATTCTTGGAACCGTACACATTAAAGTGGGCTTTACCTCTTTTAAAGTATCGGCTATTTTTTTAGGATCTTGGTTAAAATAAACTTGTATTCCTTGTTGTAAGCAAAAAAACACCCAACTACGTTCGTAAATATGACTTAAAGGTAAAAAACTTAAAGAAACATCATTTTCATCTACATCTAACTCGGCTTCATGTACTTTTAAAGAAGCTGCAAAGTTGTTGTGATCTAACATTACTCCTTTAGGCTCTCCCGTAGTTCCAGAAGTATAAATAATACTAGCTAAATCTGTTAATTCAGATTCAAAATAACGTTTTTCTAATGCTGTATCTATACTTTTTGGGAATTCGGCATTTATAAAATCGCTAAAATAAACGGCATTTTTATGATTTCTTAGATCAACAGTTGGGGTTAAAGCAACTATTAATTTTAAGTATTTATTTTCTTCTGTAATTTGTTCTACTTTATCAAACTCTTCTTGATCACCAACAAAAATTACACTAATTTCTGCATCGTTTACAACGTATTCTACTTCTTTTTGAGAGTTGGTTGCGTAAATTGGAATTGTAACAGCTCTTACTCCCATAATTCCAAGATCTGCAATTATCCATTCTGTCATATTTTGGGCAAAAACACCAATATTATCTTGCTCTTTTATTCCAAAATTAAGTAAAGCCTTTGATACCTGTTGAATTTGGTGGTAAAAAGAATTCCAAGAAATTCCTTTCCAAGCACTAGAAGCTTCATCTTTGTAAAAAATAGCTTCTTTTGTTGTAAATTTCTTTGTGTTATCTTTTATTACTTCTAATAAATGTTTATAATTCATCTTTCGATTCTTTTTAAAATGTGTATTACACACTCCAAATTTACGAATATTTAAACGGCTTAAACAGAAATACTCTTTTAGATTTTTAGGTGAAGGTTGTTGTAAAAAAACAAAAACGGATTGTAGCTCTTGTTTCTTTAAAATAATGGTGATGTTGTTTTATAGTTTCTATAAGAATTGCCAAAGTTGCTCTTTGCTTGCTTTTCTTTACAACTTTAACGGCAAACAAGTCTAGCCCTGATTGAACGGTTTGTTTGAGCTCTTTTTTACTGTCAGTTCGAGTGAATTTTGAAGAATGAAAAATTTGTATCGAGAACAGAAGTAAAAAAAGCGAGTAGTGAAAGCAGGAAATAGCTTCTAAAAAAATTAAGAAACAAGTTGATTAAAATACTCAAAAATTTCTCCTTTAGAAATTGAGCTTCCTTTTTCTATTAAATCGAAAATTTCTGGATTTCTTTCTGAATTATAGGGCTTGGTACCTTTAAAAATTTCTACAGAATTATCCATAGGATTTTGCATTAACCACTCAAATCCTTTTTGTTCTAATAAATTAATATCCCAAGTTACTTTAATGGCAATTCTATGCATTTCTTCTGCTTCGCATTTAAATAAATTTACAGACGTTTTAGAAAAATGCTCTACATAGTTTGTTTTTGTTAAAACATCATCCCAAACAACATCCGAAAAGATATTCATTTCTTCTTCTGCTATTTTTGGTGTTTCTTTTTTAATTTGATTCCATTCTTTAGCATCGATACTTTGTGTTGCTAAAAAACGTGCAAAATCTTCGTGTAAGCTTTCAAATTGCTCTTTGGTAAGTTGTCTGTATTTCATAATATCTAGTAAAAAAAACCGCCCAATTATGGGCGGTTCAAATATCTGAATTCTTTATTGATTTAGAAAGAATATCTTAAACCAACTTGCGCTTGCCATCTAGATAATAATGTAGAATTATACACAAATGTTTCTTTTAAATCTGAATTAAAACTATAGGTTGGTAAACCTGCATTGTCTACAGTTACCCCTAATAATTGTACGGCATCTGGTTGTTGTACTAAGCCCCAATTAGAGTTTAATAAGTTACCAAAGTTTAAAATATCTATGGTAAATTCTAATGAATTATTATTTGCTAATTTTAAATTCTGAATAAATTTTACATCCATTTTTCCTCTCCAAGGAGATAATGCTCCGTAACGCTCTGCATACTGCCCTTTTCTTCCGTTTAAATAATCGTCTTGATTTATATAATTTTTTAATCCTGATTTTTGATCTGCAATAGATAAATCTCCCGGATTAACAGGTGCTTTAAATGTCATTGCATCAATTTGACTGTCTGTTGGGATGTAAATTAAATCATTTAAGTTAGAGCCATCATTATTAATGTCTCCTGCATAGGTATAGTTAAAACGACCTCCTTTTGCCAATTCGTAAAAAGAAGAAATGGTTGTTGTCCATTTATCATTAGTACCATATGACCAAGATTTAGAAGCAACACCAATAAAACGATGTGTATCTCCGTATTTAGAGTGCGCTAAAGTAGCGTCATTTGAATTAGATAAAACCGGATTAAAATCAAAAGCATCTCCTGTAATTTCTGCTTCAATAGAATTTACATCCTTAGAGTTTAAGAAATTATAAGCCGCCATTAAATACAAACCGTTATCAAAATTTTTCTGAGCTTTTAAAGAAGCGTTTAAAGTTCTTCCTTTGTTAGAGTTTGTAAATACGTACGCATTTGATTTATCGTTTGGCCCGCCCCAATTAGGACTTCTGTCTGTATCTGTGTAGACTAACCTGTTGTCTATACCTCCGGCTAAAGTTCCGGTTGGTGTTTTTAAACCCCAATTTTGTACATGGGCACCATTAATGTCTTTTGTATAAGAAAGATCTGTAGTTAAAATAGTACCATCCTTTAATTTTACATCGGCACCTAAACTTGTTCTCCATACTTGTGGAAATTTAAAATCGGGATCTACTACTTGATAGAAATACACATTAGGATTTGCTATTTGGTTCCCTAACCAAACAAAAGGGAAACGTCCTGTAAATAACCCAGAACCACCACGTAATTGTAAAGAGCTATCTCCATTAACATCCCAATTAAAACCAATTCTTGGAGAAATTAAGAAGTTGTTGTTTGGCATTTTTGTAGAATCAAACAATACAGTTTCTCCTGTAGAAGGATCTGTATATGGATTGTTAGGTAAGTAAAAGCTTTTGTCGATAACATCTTGTGCTTTATCTGCAGAATCGAAAAATAAAGGCTTATCAAAACGAACACCATAAGACAATTTAAAATTATCGTTGATATTCCAATCATCTTGTACATAAAAAGCAAACTGACCTACATTTGTTTCTGCCAATGCCCAAGAATCATTGTCATTATTATTTTTAAAAGTGTTTTGAGCTGCAGTCATTGCGTCTGCTAAAAGACCATTTGTAACGCCTGTTCTAAAAGCATCCATACTTGCAAAATCTCCTCCAAATGCACCAACATAACCTCTTGCATCTCCAAAACCATACGCTCCTAAATTAAACGAGTTGTCAAATTCAAATTTTTCATAAGAAAAACCAACGGTATAATTATGGTCTCCTTGACTTATATTTAAATTATTGGTTATTTGAAATACCTTTTGATCTAAGGTATTGTTAATTGAAAAAGGCTCATGCCCTGCAATTATGTAGTTACCACCATTACCATCTTGAATTCTAAATGCTGGCATAGGTGCCGATTTAGCTTTTCTAAAATCATCAAAATGTGTGTATCCTGATTGAAATTTATTGGTAATGTTATCTGTAATTGTAGAATTTATTTCCAATAAAAAAGAATTCAAATTATTATTAATTTGATACCCTGTATTTTCAAACTGTAACATTTGAGAACTTGGACCTCTAAAACCTAATGCCGTTGGGTGCGCTGGTAAATCTCTAGAAGCATTTAAAAAGTTGTACACAAATGAAATACGATTGTCTTTAGTAACATTCCAATCTAATTTAAACAACCCTTTTGTACTATTAGAATCGTGTGTAAAACCTTCATAGGCACCTGTTTTGTAACCAATACCTGCTAATGCACTTTGTACTTCGTCTAAATCTGCTTTTAAAACTCTAGATTCATTAATAGCTCCAGACCCTGTATTTGGCAACCAAGACTGACCTAAATCTGATCTATTGTCTTTTTCGAAGTTTATAAAAACAAACAATTTGTCTTTTATAATAGGTGCTCCAATACTTGCCCCTATTTGAGACTGTGTTAATTTTGGTACAAAAATACTTTCTCCTTTTATTTTACCACCTGTAAAATCTTGATTTCTATAATATCCGTAAGCGGTTCCGGTTACTGTATTTGTTCCACTTTTTGTTACTGCGTTTACAGACGCACCTGTAAAACCAGATAAAGTAACATCATAAGGTGCTGTAGAAACAGAAATTTGTTCTATGGCATCTAAAGATACCGGTTGAGAAGCTGTTTGCCCACCGGGAGTTGCTGCATCTAAACCAAACGGATTGTTAAAAATAGAACCATCTAAGGTAAAGTTATTAAATTGGTCATTTCTACCACCAAAAGAACCACCCGATGCAGAAGGGTCTAAACGTGTAAAATCTGACGCTGACCTAGATATTGTTGGTAATGTTTTTAAATCTTTTGTTCTAATACTTGTCTGTGCTCCTGTTCTATCATTATTAAAAACACTGTTTTTACCAGAGCTAATTACAACTTCATCTAAAGTATTGCTA
The nucleotide sequence above comes from Polaribacter butkevichii. Encoded proteins:
- a CDS encoding type IA DNA topoisomerase; this encodes MKVCIAEKPSVAREIANILGANTKRDGYYEGNGYAVTYTFGHLCTLLEPKDYKPHWKSWDLNNLPMLPERFDTKVTGDAGIRKQFNIVKSLFDKADVVINCGDAGTEGELIQRWVINQCGYKGEVQRLWISSLTEEAIKEGFNNLKPAEKYDNLYYAGYSRAIGDWLLGLNATRLYTVKFGGFKQVLSVGRVQTPTLAMLVNRFVEIQNFKPQPYWELQTTYRNTLFNYEDGRFLKQEDGQVLANKVKESDFEIVSVTKKKGKEYAPKLFDLTGLQVYCNNKFGFSADETLKMVQKLYEMKVVTYPRVDTTFLPNDVYPKIGGILSKLTNYSALTQPLLGSKIKKSKRVFDDKKVTDHHAIIPTGIQGNLQYNQQQVYDIITRRFIGVFYPDSDVSNTSVIGKAADVPFKTSGKEILTKGWRVAFETKESKIKKELNEQMTLPSFVKGEKGTHEPSFLEKETKPPRNFTEASLLRAMETAGKQVDDDEMRELMKENGIGRPSTRASIIETLFRRKYIERKKKLVLPTQTGIDLINIIDNELLKSAELTGRWEKRLKEIERGEFNAGTFINNMKKMVDELVYEVRSNTSKKRISSNSTVAANGTKQSAIPKPKKAITKKQVAGKTCPKCKKGTILKGSSAFGCSEYKNNCDLKIPFEIYGKKVSENQLIRLIDKGCTTNLKGFTTGAGTIEGLIRFDDNFTLKLEPKQTVIASETKQSVNNNEITSSKTPRNESDKIICPKCKKGSILKGKTAYGCSNYKNGCDFVFTFENIKKIANGKPLTKELVIKIISS
- a CDS encoding AMP-dependent synthetase/ligase — translated: MNYKHLLEVIKDNTKKFTTKEAIFYKDEASSAWKGISWNSFYHQIQQVSKALLNFGIKEQDNIGVFAQNMTEWIIADLGIMGVRAVTIPIYATNSQKEVEYVVNDAEISVIFVGDQEEFDKVEQITEENKYLKLIVALTPTVDLRNHKNAVYFSDFINAEFPKSIDTALEKRYFESELTDLASIIYTSGTTGEPKGVMLDHNNFAASLKVHEAELDVDENDVSLSFLPLSHIYERSWVFFCLQQGIQVYFNQDPKKIADTLKEVKPTLMCTVPRIFEKIFTAIQEKRKEASPTKMKLASWALGIGNKYHNKYRRFNKKVPLLVKLKYKIADKLVLSKLRDVFGGNIKFMPCGGAPLGPDLVSFFHSFALNIKCGYGLTETTATVTLFGDHYFQFNSAGKPIIGSEIKIGNNNEVLVKGPGVMKGYYKKPEATAEVFDEDGWFKTGDAGKIDSYGNLVITDRIKDLMKTSGGKYIAPQKLETALISDSFIEQIAVIGDQQKYVTALAVPSFENIKKYAEEHKISFKDIEDLINNNQIKTMFEKRFEELQKEFSKFEKIKKFTLLPKEFSIEAGEITATLKLKRKVIQKKYKELIDKMYAE
- a CDS encoding DUF6495 family protein, whose translation is MKYRQLTKEQFESLHEDFARFLATQSIDAKEWNQIKKETPKIAEEEMNIFSDVVWDDVLTKTNYVEHFSKTSVNLFKCEAEEMHRIAIKVTWDINLLEQKGFEWLMQNPMDNSVEIFKGTKPYNSERNPEIFDLIEKGSSISKGEIFEYFNQLVS
- a CDS encoding TonB-dependent receptor codes for the protein MKQKLLFLCSFILMFSLSAHAQTTTSKIKGTITEISGEPLYGATIVATHTPTGTVSGTTAQDNGRYSLSNLRIGGPYTITISYLGFISKKVTNVFLTLGKTTNINAVLSEDSNTLDEVVISSGKNSVFNNDRTGAQTSIRTKDLKTLPTISRSASDFTRLDPSASGGSFGGRNDQFNNFTLDGSIFNNPFGLDAATPGGQTASQPVSLDAIEQISVSTAPYDVTLSGFTGASVNAVTKSGTNTVTGTAYGYYRNQDFTGGKIKGESIFVPKLTQSQIGASIGAPIIKDKLFVFINFEKDNRSDLGQSWLPNTGSGAINESRVLKADLDEVQSALAGIGYKTGAYEGFTHDSNSTKGLFKLDWNVTKDNRISFVYNFLNASRDLPAHPTALGFRGPSSQMLQFENTGYQINNNLNSFLLEINSTITDNITNKFQSGYTHFDDFRKAKSAPMPAFRIQDGNGGNYIIAGHEPFSINNTLDQKVFQITNNLNISQGDHNYTVGFSYEKFEFDNSFNLGAYGFGDARGYVGAFGGDFASMDAFRTGVTNGLLADAMTAAQNTFKNNNDNDSWALAETNVGQFAFYVQDDWNINDNFKLSYGVRFDKPLFFDSADKAQDVIDKSFYLPNNPYTDPSTGETVLFDSTKMPNNNFLISPRIGFNWDVNGDSSLQLRGGSGLFTGRFPFVWLGNQIANPNVYFYQVVDPDFKFPQVWRTSLGADVKLKDGTILTTDLSYTKDINGAHVQNWGLKTPTGTLAGGIDNRLVYTDTDRSPNWGGPNDKSNAYVFTNSNKGRTLNASLKAQKNFDNGLYLMAAYNFLNSKDVNSIEAEITGDAFDFNPVLSNSNDATLAHSKYGDTHRFIGVASKSWSYGTNDKWTTTISSFYELAKGGRFNYTYAGDINNDGSNLNDLIYIPTDSQIDAMTFKAPVNPGDLSIADQKSGLKNYINQDDYLNGRKGQYAERYGALSPWRGKMDVKFIQNLKLANNNSLEFTIDILNFGNLLNSNWGLVQQPDAVQLLGVTVDNAGLPTYSFNSDLKETFVYNSTLLSRWQAQVGLRYSF